In a genomic window of Streptomyces koelreuteriae:
- the xylA gene encoding xylose isomerase, producing the protein MSYQPTPEDRFTFGLWTVGWQGRDPFGDATRRALDPVESVQRLSELGAHGVTFHDDDLIPFGSSDTEREAHIKRFRQALDATGMKVPMATTNLFTHPVFKDGAFTANDRDVRRYALRKTIRNIDLAAELGAQVYVAWGGREGAESGAAKDVRVALDRMKEAFDLLGEYVTSQGYDLRFAIEPKPNEPRGDILLPTVGHALAFIDRLERPELYGVNPEVGHEQMAGLNFPNGIAQALWAGKLFHIDLNGQSGIKYDQDLRFGAGDLRAAFWLVDLLESAGYEGPKHFDFKPPRTEDLDGVWASAAGCMRNYLILKERAAAFRADPEVQAALRAARLDELAQPTAADGLQALLADRSAFEAFDVDAAAARGMAFEHLDQLAMDHLLGARG; encoded by the coding sequence ATGAGCTACCAGCCCACCCCCGAGGACAGGTTCACCTTCGGCCTGTGGACCGTCGGCTGGCAGGGACGGGATCCCTTCGGCGACGCCACGCGGCGTGCCCTCGACCCGGTCGAGTCGGTGCAGCGCCTGTCCGAACTGGGCGCGCACGGCGTCACCTTCCACGACGACGACCTGATCCCGTTCGGCTCGAGCGACACCGAGCGCGAGGCCCACATCAAGCGCTTCCGGCAGGCGCTGGACGCCACGGGCATGAAGGTCCCGATGGCGACCACCAACCTCTTCACGCACCCGGTCTTCAAGGACGGCGCGTTCACCGCCAACGACCGTGACGTGCGCCGCTACGCGCTGCGCAAGACCATCCGCAACATCGACCTCGCCGCCGAACTCGGCGCCCAGGTGTATGTGGCCTGGGGCGGCCGCGAGGGGGCCGAGTCCGGCGCCGCCAAGGACGTCCGCGTGGCCCTGGACCGGATGAAGGAGGCCTTCGACCTGCTCGGCGAGTACGTCACCTCCCAGGGCTACGACCTGCGCTTCGCGATCGAGCCCAAGCCGAACGAGCCGCGCGGCGACATCCTGCTGCCGACCGTCGGCCACGCCCTGGCGTTCATCGACCGTCTGGAGCGTCCGGAGCTGTACGGCGTCAACCCCGAGGTCGGGCACGAGCAGATGGCCGGGCTGAACTTCCCGAACGGCATCGCGCAGGCCCTGTGGGCGGGCAAGCTGTTCCACATCGACCTCAACGGCCAGTCCGGCATCAAGTACGACCAGGACCTGCGCTTCGGCGCCGGCGATCTGCGGGCCGCGTTCTGGCTGGTCGACCTGCTGGAGTCGGCCGGCTACGAAGGCCCGAAGCACTTCGACTTCAAGCCCCCGCGGACCGAGGACCTCGACGGGGTGTGGGCGTCGGCGGCCGGCTGCATGCGCAACTACCTCATCCTCAAGGAGCGTGCCGCGGCCTTCCGCGCCGACCCGGAGGTCCAGGCGGCGCTGCGCGCGGCCCGCCTGGACGAGCTGGCCCAGCCCACCGCCGCGGACGGCCTCCAGGCCCTGCTCGCCGACCGGTCGGCCTTCGAGGCCTTCGACGTCGACGCGGCCGCCGCGCGGGGCATGGCCTTCGAGCACCTGGACCAGCTGGCGATGGACCACCTGCTGGGGGCGCGCGGCTGA
- a CDS encoding SWIM zinc finger family protein, with protein sequence MNRHDGDMERTFAALPPARGRGFAQTWWGQAWLKSLEDTALDSAQLKTGRRLARAGAVGAVSVRPGRLTAVVQDRDRTAHRADVLLAELSSEQWDHFLDMTVERAGHVAALLDREMPPHLVEDAAAAGVELLPGLGDLEPKCDCDAWDHCGHTAALCYQVARLLDQDPFVLMLMRGRDEAALLDALQTRGGGSPAESSGPEGVDAAEAYAAGDILPPLPDLPGLPGEPGVPRSLDTETPPAPGIDPAALEFLAARTAVQAHRLLAEALRGASEAELTLTQDAVRLAAGNPGREVADRLADGSGRGPEALEAAVRAWHLGGTAALAVLDEEWQVEGETLARARAALESAWDTDERPELRASGNRWTVVGAPVQLRLGRDGRWWPYVEERGRWMPAGGAAQDPATALTTADPAAGDGSAPEEAPLRQ encoded by the coding sequence ATGAATCGACACGACGGAGACATGGAGCGCACGTTCGCGGCACTGCCGCCCGCGCGCGGCCGGGGCTTCGCGCAGACCTGGTGGGGCCAGGCCTGGCTGAAGTCACTGGAGGACACGGCGCTGGACTCGGCGCAGCTCAAGACGGGCCGTCGGCTCGCCCGGGCGGGAGCGGTCGGCGCGGTGTCGGTGCGCCCGGGGCGGCTGACGGCCGTCGTCCAGGACCGCGACCGCACGGCACACCGGGCCGATGTCCTGCTGGCGGAGCTCTCATCCGAACAGTGGGACCACTTCTTGGACATGACGGTGGAGCGGGCCGGGCATGTGGCGGCGCTGCTGGACCGGGAGATGCCGCCGCACCTGGTCGAGGACGCGGCGGCCGCAGGCGTCGAACTACTGCCGGGCCTGGGCGATCTGGAGCCCAAGTGCGACTGCGACGCCTGGGACCACTGCGGGCACACGGCAGCGCTCTGCTACCAGGTGGCACGGCTGCTGGACCAGGACCCGTTCGTCCTGATGCTGATGCGGGGCCGGGACGAAGCCGCCCTGCTGGACGCTCTCCAGACCCGCGGCGGCGGATCCCCCGCGGAGTCCTCCGGGCCGGAGGGTGTGGACGCGGCCGAGGCGTACGCGGCCGGTGACATCCTCCCTCCGCTGCCGGACCTGCCCGGACTCCCGGGCGAGCCGGGGGTGCCACGGTCCCTGGACACCGAGACCCCGCCCGCTCCCGGCATCGACCCGGCCGCGCTGGAGTTCCTGGCCGCGCGGACCGCCGTACAGGCCCACCGCCTGCTCGCGGAGGCCCTCCGGGGTGCCTCCGAAGCGGAGTTGACTCTGACGCAGGACGCGGTGCGGCTGGCCGCAGGCAATCCCGGACGCGAGGTGGCGGACCGTCTCGCCGACGGGTCGGGACGGGGCCCGGAGGCGCTCGAAGCAGCGGTCCGTGCCTGGCACCTCGGCGGTACGGCCGCACTGGCCGTGCTCGACGAGGAGTGGCAGGTGGAGGGCGAAACGCTCGCACGCGCGCGTGCCGCCCTGGAGTCGGCCTGGGACACGGACGAGCGGCCGGAGCTGCGGGCGAGCGGCAACCGGTGGACGGTCGTCGGCGCACCGGTCCAGCTGCGCCTCGGCCGGGACGGCCGATGGTGGCCGTACGTCGAGGAACGCGGCCGCTGGATGCCCGCGGGAGGCGCCGCACAGGATCCGGCGACGGCCCTGACGACGGCGGATCCGGCCGCCGGGGACGGATCAGCGCCGGAGGAGGCGCCTCTACGGCAGTAG
- a CDS encoding DEAD/DEAH box helicase, which produces MSPEWAHCRAVFLPGDPARTGHIAFWRPDGEALRAMASASATDLTVAVPGSEGIEAESVPAVLLPVRTALPVLTRAGVSAQGHRSTVFWGAAAVHALHLVARGLLLPGLSQGDHDAWRTGPLHAQDVEAVRRLAAAMPPEAHSVPLAGSGPLRLPDPERLLRAFLDAVADTLPRSPAAPLVTGGAAYASPEPVLLPEQRAWAADVAAGHDAGVRLSLRIEAPGLTDAAADADVTFRAVLQVHSVSDPALVADAADVWAGAGGEAFGPRARMDVLLALRRAARAWDPLTPLLSATVPDAVELADEEVTALLGAGARALAAAGVDVHWPKGLTREFTTRAEVGPMGPSGDGEEEQESGRSVAALPSFLSADALLSFNWSFALGDRRLSREELDRLAEAKRPVVRLRDQWVLIDPQEVRLAHSRQDHKVTPVDALGAALMGWAEVEGSRVEVRPTGWLAALRERLADPEAQRPVEQPAALAATLRDYQRRGLNWLAGMTSLGLGCCLADDMGLGKTITLIALHLHRQTDAESAGPTLVVCPTSLMGNWQREIERFAPGTPVRRFHGTRRSLDDLADGEFVLTTYGTMRLDAPRLTGVPWGLLVADEAQHVKNPYSSTARELRAIGARARVALTGTPVENNLSELWAILDWTTPGLLGRLGTFRRRYAQAVEGGQDPAAADRLARLVRPFLLRRRKADPGIAPELPPKTETDHAVSLTQEQTGLYEAVVREALAEISGAGSMARRGLIVKLLTGLKQICNHPAQYLKEESPVIAGRSGKLELLDELLDTILAEEAGVLVFTQYVQMARLLERHLAARGTPSQFLHGGTPVAEREAMVRRFQDGEVPVFLLSLKAAGTGLNLTRAEHVVHYDRWWNPAVEAQATDRAYRIGQTRPVQVHRVIAEGTIEDRIAELLIRKKELADSVLGSGEAALTELSDAELAELVELRGAR; this is translated from the coding sequence TTGTCCCCCGAATGGGCCCACTGCCGCGCCGTGTTCCTGCCCGGCGACCCGGCCCGCACCGGCCACATCGCCTTCTGGCGCCCCGACGGCGAAGCCCTGCGGGCCATGGCATCGGCGTCCGCCACCGACCTGACTGTCGCCGTCCCCGGCAGCGAGGGAATCGAGGCGGAGAGCGTGCCCGCCGTCCTGCTGCCGGTGCGCACGGCCCTGCCGGTCCTCACCCGCGCAGGGGTGAGCGCCCAGGGGCACCGGTCCACCGTGTTCTGGGGCGCGGCGGCCGTGCACGCCCTGCACCTCGTGGCGCGCGGTCTGCTGCTGCCGGGACTGTCCCAGGGCGACCACGACGCCTGGCGGACGGGTCCCCTGCATGCCCAGGACGTCGAGGCCGTCCGCAGGCTCGCCGCCGCGATGCCGCCCGAGGCGCACTCCGTGCCGCTCGCGGGATCGGGGCCGCTGCGGCTGCCCGACCCGGAGCGGCTTCTGCGCGCCTTCCTCGACGCCGTCGCCGACACGCTGCCCCGCTCCCCCGCCGCGCCGCTGGTGACCGGCGGTGCCGCGTACGCGTCGCCCGAGCCGGTGCTCCTGCCCGAGCAGCGCGCCTGGGCCGCCGATGTCGCGGCGGGCCATGACGCGGGCGTGCGGCTGTCGCTGCGGATCGAGGCACCCGGTCTGACGGACGCGGCGGCCGACGCGGACGTGACGTTCCGGGCCGTGCTCCAGGTGCACAGCGTGAGCGATCCCGCACTGGTCGCGGACGCCGCCGACGTCTGGGCCGGTGCCGGGGGCGAGGCCTTCGGCCCGCGCGCCCGGATGGACGTCCTGCTCGCCCTGCGCCGCGCGGCCCGGGCCTGGGACCCGCTCACGCCACTGCTGTCGGCGACCGTGCCGGACGCGGTCGAACTCGCCGACGAGGAGGTCACCGCACTGCTGGGCGCGGGCGCCCGTGCGCTCGCGGCGGCCGGGGTCGACGTGCACTGGCCGAAGGGACTGACCCGCGAGTTCACCACGCGCGCGGAGGTGGGGCCGATGGGTCCCAGCGGCGACGGCGAGGAGGAGCAGGAGTCCGGCAGGTCCGTCGCGGCCCTGCCGTCGTTTCTGTCCGCCGACGCGCTGCTCTCCTTCAACTGGTCGTTCGCGCTGGGCGACCGGCGGCTGAGCCGCGAGGAGCTGGACCGGCTCGCCGAGGCCAAGCGTCCCGTGGTGCGGCTGCGTGACCAGTGGGTCCTGATCGACCCTCAGGAGGTACGGCTCGCCCACTCCCGGCAGGACCACAAGGTCACACCGGTCGACGCGCTGGGCGCGGCCCTGATGGGCTGGGCCGAGGTGGAGGGCAGCCGGGTCGAGGTGCGGCCCACCGGGTGGCTTGCGGCCCTGCGGGAGCGGCTCGCGGACCCCGAGGCGCAGCGGCCCGTGGAGCAGCCCGCCGCCCTCGCGGCCACCCTGCGGGACTACCAGAGGCGGGGCCTGAACTGGCTCGCCGGTATGACGTCCCTGGGCCTCGGCTGCTGTCTCGCCGACGACATGGGGCTCGGCAAGACGATCACGCTGATCGCCCTGCATCTGCACCGGCAGACCGACGCCGAGTCCGCCGGGCCCACCCTGGTGGTCTGCCCGACGTCCCTGATGGGCAACTGGCAGCGGGAGATCGAGCGGTTCGCGCCCGGCACCCCCGTGCGGCGCTTCCACGGCACTCGGCGCAGCCTCGACGACCTGGCCGACGGGGAGTTCGTGCTCACGACGTACGGCACGATGCGCCTGGACGCGCCCCGGCTCACCGGGGTGCCGTGGGGCCTGCTCGTGGCGGACGAGGCCCAGCACGTGAAGAATCCGTACTCCTCGACCGCGCGGGAACTGCGGGCGATCGGCGCACGCGCGCGTGTGGCGCTCACCGGCACCCCGGTGGAGAACAACCTGTCGGAGCTGTGGGCGATCCTCGACTGGACCACTCCGGGGCTGCTGGGCCGGCTCGGCACCTTCCGCAGGCGGTACGCGCAGGCCGTCGAGGGCGGTCAGGACCCGGCCGCCGCGGACCGGCTGGCCCGGCTCGTACGGCCGTTCCTGCTGCGCCGCCGCAAGGCGGACCCGGGGATCGCGCCCGAGCTGCCGCCGAAGACCGAGACCGATCACGCCGTGTCGCTCACCCAGGAGCAGACGGGTCTGTACGAGGCGGTGGTACGCGAGGCGCTGGCGGAGATCTCCGGCGCCGGCAGCATGGCGCGACGCGGCCTGATCGTGAAGCTGCTGACCGGCCTCAAGCAGATCTGCAACCACCCGGCGCAGTACCTCAAGGAGGAGAGCCCGGTGATCGCCGGACGCTCCGGGAAGCTGGAACTGCTGGACGAACTGCTCGACACGATTCTCGCCGAGGAGGCGGGCGTACTGGTCTTCACGCAGTACGTGCAGATGGCCCGCCTCCTCGAACGGCATCTGGCCGCCCGCGGCACACCCTCGCAGTTCCTGCACGGCGGGACGCCCGTCGCCGAGCGCGAGGCCATGGTGCGGCGCTTCCAGGACGGCGAAGTGCCGGTGTTCCTGCTGTCGTTGAAGGCGGCGGGCACCGGTCTGAACCTCACCCGGGCCGAGCACGTCGTGCACTACGACCGCTGGTGGAACCCGGCCGTCGAGGCGCAGGCCACCGACCGCGCCTACCGCATCGGCCAGACCCGGCCCGTGCAGGTGCACCGCGTCATCGCGGAAGGAACCATCGAGGACCGCATCGCCGAACTCCTCATCCGCAAGAAGGAGCTGGCGGACTCCGTCCTGGGCTCCGGCGAGGCGGCGCTCACGGAGCTGTCGGACGCGGAACTGGCGGAACTGGTCGAACTGCGAGGGGCGCGATGA
- a CDS encoding prolipoprotein diacylglyceryl transferase, translating to MAGTDEDVVAAADDALYVLTAVLLTPAKFPSVLGDDYPEACAALGLAPLAEGYGLVLGQDGDGSRWTVAIDDVSLVAVAIASWDCGMEYELSPDERSVVAALPGWPLAVAVAAPGVPAPHDPDPEADDRPPLAPPDTTVWGPAQRRLGADEIALQWATWREQVDDSAFVAPGSSKAPGSSKAPDTSEALEASEAPGSSEAPEASEKLESSTAPGDDEGQAADTPDESAEKALPSHSGIRRVLAEARTYIDSPPPLGRVRSSFATADARTLRADGPGWSLVARTDDMAFVLLDEEPGEVLPVGRGPELPGLLEALDKMAVRPN from the coding sequence ATGGCCGGGACGGACGAGGACGTCGTCGCCGCCGCGGACGACGCGCTCTATGTGCTCACGGCGGTACTGCTGACGCCTGCGAAGTTCCCGAGCGTCCTCGGCGACGACTATCCGGAGGCGTGCGCGGCGCTCGGTCTCGCACCGCTCGCCGAGGGATACGGGCTGGTGCTCGGCCAGGACGGCGACGGCTCCCGCTGGACCGTCGCCATCGACGACGTCTCCCTGGTCGCCGTCGCGATCGCCTCCTGGGACTGCGGCATGGAGTACGAGCTGTCGCCCGACGAGCGCTCCGTCGTCGCGGCCCTGCCAGGCTGGCCGCTCGCGGTCGCCGTCGCGGCGCCCGGAGTGCCCGCGCCGCACGATCCCGACCCGGAGGCCGACGACCGGCCGCCGCTGGCTCCGCCGGACACCACCGTCTGGGGGCCGGCCCAGCGGCGCCTGGGCGCGGACGAGATCGCGCTGCAGTGGGCGACATGGCGGGAGCAGGTCGACGACTCGGCCTTCGTTGCACCGGGTTCTTCGAAGGCGCCGGGTTCTTCGAAGGCGCCAGATACCTCGGAGGCGCTGGAGGCTTCGGAAGCACCAGGGTCTTCGGAGGCGCCGGAAGCCTCGGAGAAGCTGGAGTCCTCGACAGCGCCGGGCGACGACGAGGGCCAGGCGGCCGACACCCCGGACGAGAGCGCGGAGAAGGCTCTGCCGAGTCACAGCGGCATCCGGCGAGTCCTCGCGGAGGCCCGCACCTACATCGACTCGCCGCCGCCGCTGGGACGGGTCCGGTCGTCGTTCGCGACGGCCGACGCCCGGACCCTGCGGGCGGACGGCCCGGGCTGGTCGCTCGTGGCCAGGACCGACGACATGGCCTTCGTGCTGCTCGACGAGGAACCCGGCGAGGTCCTGCCGGTGGGCCGGGGGCCGGAGCTGCCGGGGCTCCTCGAAGCGCTCGACAAGATGGCCGTACGGCCGAACTGA
- a CDS encoding oxygenase MpaB family protein — MRRFDRLVRIRRMDPYREATDIYRLSVAYEFPWDFTRALELALYRTYAVPSIGRLLARTAELTERTQKRYDDTSLLLDAVVEHGFGSDRGKTAIRRINQMHRAYDISDDDMRYVLCTFVVMPKRWIDAYGWRRMSRHEIVASAVHYGTLGRHMGIKDIPETYEEFETCLDDYEAAHFAWDPDARRVSDATLDLMASWYPRPLAPLLRTTTLALLDDPLLHAFRYTPPSPATRAWVRRAVRLRGRAVRLTAPRRAPHFARQNWEIKGYPYGYRLADLGTRPVPGLRGCPVRQAEATGTEAG, encoded by the coding sequence GTGAGACGCTTCGACCGGCTGGTGCGGATCCGGCGGATGGACCCGTACCGGGAGGCCACGGACATCTACCGGCTGAGCGTGGCGTACGAGTTCCCCTGGGACTTCACCCGCGCTCTGGAACTGGCCCTGTACCGCACCTACGCCGTACCGAGCATCGGCCGCCTGCTCGCGCGGACGGCGGAGCTCACGGAGCGGACGCAGAAGCGCTACGACGACACCTCGCTGCTCCTCGATGCCGTCGTCGAGCACGGCTTCGGCAGCGACCGGGGAAAGACCGCGATCCGCCGCATCAACCAGATGCACCGCGCCTATGACATCAGCGACGACGACATGCGCTACGTGCTCTGCACCTTCGTCGTGATGCCCAAACGGTGGATCGACGCCTACGGATGGCGCAGGATGTCGCGCCACGAGATCGTCGCCAGCGCTGTCCACTACGGCACGCTGGGCCGGCACATGGGCATCAAGGACATCCCCGAGACGTACGAGGAGTTCGAGACCTGCCTCGACGACTACGAGGCGGCCCACTTCGCCTGGGACCCGGACGCCCGGCGGGTCTCGGACGCCACGCTCGACCTGATGGCGTCCTGGTACCCGCGCCCGCTCGCACCCCTGCTGCGCACCACGACCCTCGCGCTGCTCGACGACCCACTCCTGCACGCCTTCCGCTACACCCCGCCGAGCCCGGCCACGCGCGCGTGGGTGCGTCGTGCCGTACGGCTGCGAGGGCGCGCCGTCCGGCTGACGGCACCCCGGCGCGCCCCGCACTTCGCCCGCCAGAACTGGGAGATCAAGGGCTACCCGTACGGATACCGGCTCGCCGACCTCGGCACGCGGCCGGTCCCGGGCCTCAGAGGCTGCCCCGTACGGCAGGCGGAGGCGACGGGCACCGAGGCAGGGTGA
- a CDS encoding class I SAM-dependent methyltransferase, whose product MSDDQTRVQEFFTARAADWDSRFPDDGPAYAAAVAELGLRAGDRVLDAGCGTGRALPPLRAAVGPSGSVLGADLTPAMLREAVRAGRDRDGQLLLTDVAALPLRSRSLDAVFGAGLVSHLASPAENLRELARVVRPGGVLALFHPIGRAALAARHGRPLTPDDLRAEPNLRPLLAGSGWRMTSYVDEDTRFLALAVRED is encoded by the coding sequence ATGAGCGACGACCAGACGCGTGTCCAGGAGTTCTTCACCGCCCGCGCCGCCGACTGGGACAGCCGGTTCCCGGACGACGGTCCGGCCTACGCGGCGGCGGTCGCCGAGCTGGGACTGCGCGCGGGTGACCGGGTGCTCGACGCGGGGTGCGGCACCGGACGGGCCCTGCCGCCGCTGCGTGCCGCCGTGGGGCCCTCGGGGAGCGTCCTCGGGGCCGATCTGACCCCGGCCATGCTGCGGGAGGCCGTACGGGCCGGACGGGACCGTGACGGGCAGCTGCTGCTCACGGATGTCGCCGCGCTGCCCTTGCGGTCGCGGTCGCTGGACGCGGTGTTCGGGGCGGGACTCGTCTCGCATCTGGCGAGTCCGGCGGAGAACCTGCGCGAGCTGGCGCGTGTGGTGCGTCCTGGTGGTGTGCTGGCGCTGTTCCATCCGATCGGCAGGGCGGCACTGGCCGCCCGCCACGGCCGCCCGCTCACCCCGGACGATCTGCGGGCCGAGCCCAACCTCCGGCCGCTGCTGGCCGGTTCCGGGTGGCGCATGACGTCGTACGTCGACGAGGACACCCGCTTCCTGGCGCTCGCCGTCCGCGAGGACTGA
- a CDS encoding MHYT domain-containing protein: MGHLDHAALGWLTPVLSYAMACTGAALGLRCTVRALAATGRSRRNWLVTAASAIGTGIWTMHFVAMLGFAVTGTDIRYDVPLTLLSLLVAMVVVCAGVFAVGYGRDRGRALFLGGLTTGLGVASMHYLGMAAVRLHGDVTYDPVLVGLSVLIAVVAATAALWAALNIKSPVAVTIASLIMGAAVSSMHYTGMLAVSVRVTPSGAVLPGATAMQFIFPLAVGLGSYLFLTSAFVALSPTAGEREASASAQRPVESVAP; the protein is encoded by the coding sequence ATGGGACACCTGGACCACGCCGCCCTGGGGTGGCTGACCCCCGTGCTGTCGTACGCGATGGCCTGCACAGGCGCCGCGCTCGGACTGCGCTGCACCGTCCGCGCCCTCGCCGCCACCGGGCGCTCGCGCCGCAACTGGCTCGTCACCGCCGCCTCGGCGATCGGCACCGGCATCTGGACCATGCACTTCGTGGCCATGCTCGGCTTCGCCGTCACCGGCACCGACATCCGCTACGACGTTCCGCTCACCCTGCTGAGCCTGCTCGTCGCCATGGTCGTCGTCTGCGCCGGCGTCTTCGCCGTCGGCTACGGCCGGGACCGCGGCCGGGCCCTCTTCCTCGGCGGCCTCACCACCGGCCTCGGTGTCGCGAGCATGCACTACCTGGGCATGGCGGCCGTTCGTCTGCACGGCGACGTGACCTACGACCCGGTGCTCGTCGGGCTCTCCGTCCTGATCGCCGTCGTCGCGGCGACGGCGGCCCTGTGGGCGGCGCTCAACATCAAGTCGCCCGTCGCGGTCACCATCGCCTCCTTGATCATGGGCGCGGCCGTCAGCAGCATGCACTACACCGGGATGCTCGCGGTGAGCGTGCGGGTCACGCCCTCCGGGGCGGTCCTGCCCGGGGCGACGGCGATGCAGTTCATCTTCCCCCTCGCCGTCGGTCTCGGGTCCTACCTCTTCCTGACCTCGGCCTTCGTCGCGCTCTCGCCGACGGCAGGCGAGCGCGAGGCGTCCGCCTCGGCCCAGCGGCCGGTCGAGAGCGTCGCCCCCTAG